A genomic stretch from Mycobacterium cookii includes:
- a CDS encoding sugar phosphate isomerase/epimerase family protein, translating into MDRLGIEMLSVFGMPPVEYVGLVADLGCRYITAGLVGFAPLNSLGYPPFSLRDDPALRRDLLAAMTDRGVSISLGEGLLIAPGVDVRCYAADLDVMAELRIPRINTVSLEPDRARTFDQLAALTALAAERGIATCIEPVLGLSIADLPMAVAAVEYVGRDDVSVLIDTMHVARFGARADDLRALPAERIGYIQLSDTTLQPRIAHYAEEAMFERLPPGEGELPLADMLAALPADRVVGLEIPMRSRAEAGVSAYDRLRPCVESARALLADTHEID; encoded by the coding sequence ATGGACCGCCTCGGCATCGAGATGCTCAGCGTGTTCGGCATGCCGCCGGTCGAATACGTCGGCCTCGTCGCCGACCTGGGCTGCCGCTACATCACAGCCGGTTTGGTCGGCTTTGCACCGCTGAATTCCCTTGGTTATCCACCGTTTTCGCTTCGCGACGACCCGGCGTTGCGCCGCGATCTGCTCGCAGCCATGACCGACCGCGGGGTCTCGATCTCGCTGGGCGAAGGTTTGCTGATCGCGCCGGGCGTCGACGTTCGCTGCTACGCCGCCGATCTCGACGTCATGGCCGAATTGCGGATCCCGCGGATCAACACCGTCAGCCTGGAGCCGGACCGTGCTCGCACGTTCGATCAACTTGCTGCGCTCACCGCCCTGGCGGCCGAGCGGGGTATCGCGACGTGTATCGAACCCGTTCTGGGCCTGAGCATCGCGGACTTACCCATGGCCGTCGCCGCCGTCGAGTATGTCGGTCGGGACGACGTCAGCGTGCTGATCGACACCATGCACGTAGCTCGTTTCGGCGCGCGCGCCGACGACCTGCGAGCGCTGCCCGCAGAGCGGATCGGTTACATCCAGCTGAGCGATACCACGCTGCAGCCGAGAATCGCCCATTACGCCGAAGAGGCCATGTTCGAACGACTGCCGCCCGGCGAAGGCGAACTGCCGCTGGCCGACATGCTCGCGGCCCTACCGGCTGATCGCGTCGTCGGTTTGGAGATTCCGATGCGATCCCGCGCCGAGGCCGGCGTCAGCGCCTACGACCGGTTGCGGCCGTGCGTTGAGAGCGCGCGGGCATTACTGGCCGATACGCACGAAATCGATTGA
- a CDS encoding SDR family NAD(P)-dependent oxidoreductase, whose translation MTVPHRPLDGRRILVTGGATGIGAAAVHVLCAAGARVVATYHRTAPPDDAPAVTWLQCDVRDAAAVEAAFGDAVRELGGLDVLVNAAGSWQAGVPGQISGEDIDFLLDTNVKATILTNQAAHAAMRENGGQIINFGSAEAVMGSPIAAVYAATKGAVQAWTRSAAKAWGAERVTVNALAPAVQTQGADRLRAFLGPGAAAFIDQQMKLSIPLGGKLGDPAGDLGPVLVFLAGTGAAFITGQLIPVDGGLAMVGG comes from the coding sequence ATGACGGTACCGCACAGACCGCTGGACGGGCGCCGGATCCTGGTCACCGGTGGCGCCACCGGAATCGGGGCGGCGGCGGTGCACGTCCTGTGCGCTGCGGGCGCCCGGGTGGTCGCGACATATCACCGCACCGCACCGCCGGACGACGCGCCGGCGGTGACGTGGCTGCAGTGCGACGTGCGCGATGCCGCGGCAGTCGAGGCGGCATTCGGCGACGCGGTCCGCGAACTCGGCGGCCTCGACGTCCTGGTCAACGCCGCCGGATCGTGGCAGGCGGGAGTGCCCGGGCAGATCAGCGGCGAGGACATCGACTTCCTGCTCGACACCAACGTCAAAGCCACGATTCTCACGAATCAGGCCGCGCACGCGGCCATGCGCGAAAACGGTGGCCAGATTATCAATTTCGGGTCTGCCGAGGCGGTGATGGGCAGTCCTATCGCCGCGGTGTACGCCGCCACCAAGGGCGCCGTCCAGGCCTGGACTCGCTCGGCGGCCAAGGCGTGGGGCGCCGAGCGGGTGACCGTCAACGCGCTCGCACCGGCCGTCCAGACGCAAGGGGCCGATCGGCTGCGGGCCTTCCTGGGCCCTGGTGCCGCGGCGTTTATCGACCAGCAGATGAAGCTGTCCATACCCTTGGGCGGCAAGCTCGGCGATCCCGCCGGCGATCTGGGACCGGTCTTGGTGTTTCTGGCCGGCACGGGTGCGGCTTTCATCACCGGCCAGCTGATCCCCGTCGACGGTGGCCTTGCCATGGTCGGCGGCTGA
- a CDS encoding TetR/AcrR family transcriptional regulator, whose protein sequence is MMTELGRPRDGRIDSDVLRATAELIGETGYADLSVDAIARRAGTSKPAIYRRWPSKAHLVHEAVFPISDATALPDTGSLAGDVREMVRRTAAVLSTPAARAALPGLVGEMAADLTLHAALLERFGDILSRGLTQRLTDAVARREVRPDVTAADVVEVVAGTSFLALLTRADALDDIWVERTAALITRGISADD, encoded by the coding sequence ATGATGACAGAGCTTGGCCGCCCCCGGGATGGCCGCATCGACAGCGACGTGCTGCGCGCGACAGCCGAGCTGATCGGCGAAACCGGCTACGCGGACCTGTCGGTCGATGCGATCGCCCGCCGGGCCGGCACCAGCAAACCGGCGATCTACCGGCGCTGGCCGAGCAAGGCGCATCTGGTCCACGAGGCGGTCTTCCCGATCAGCGACGCCACCGCCCTCCCCGACACCGGGTCGCTGGCCGGTGACGTGCGCGAGATGGTCCGCCGCACGGCGGCAGTGCTGAGTACACCGGCCGCGCGGGCCGCGTTGCCCGGCCTCGTCGGCGAGATGGCGGCGGATCTCACGCTGCACGCGGCTCTGCTGGAACGCTTCGGCGACATCCTGTCCCGCGGACTGACGCAGCGGCTCACCGACGCTGTCGCCCGCCGGGAGGTACGGCCCGACGTCACCGCCGCCGATGTGGTGGAGGTCGTCGCCGGCACCTCATTCCTGGCTCTGCTCACGCGCGCCGACGCACTCGACGACATCTGGGTCGAGCGGACCGCCGCGCTCATCACGAGAGGAATCAGCGCTGATGACTGA
- the mbp1 gene encoding microaggregate-binding protein 1 codes for MGEQNSGPEEAVKGAVEGIKGKAKEVGGTIAGRDDIVKEGKAQQDKADAERDAAKKEAEAESARAGADAAEKRQKEHQ; via the coding sequence ATGGGCGAGCAGAACAGTGGGCCCGAGGAAGCCGTAAAGGGTGCCGTCGAAGGCATCAAGGGCAAGGCCAAAGAGGTCGGCGGGACGATCGCTGGTCGCGACGACATCGTCAAAGAAGGTAAAGCCCAGCAGGACAAGGCCGATGCCGAGCGCGATGCCGCGAAGAAGGAAGCCGAAGCCGAGTCGGCGCGGGCCGGCGCAGACGCTGCCGAAAAGCGTCAGAAGGAACACCAGTAA
- a CDS encoding NAD(P)H-dependent amine dehydrogenase family protein yields the protein MAIRVAHVGTGNVGRLALIELISNPQFELTGVCVSSQEKVGKDAAALAGLETHTGIVAVNDLEAAIATQPDCVVYCAMGDTRLPDAMKDVMRILAAGVNVVGSSPGLLQYPWGVLPDKYIARVEDAARQGNASIFISGVDPGFANDLIPFALAGTCQRIEQVRCMEIHDYASYDGAEVMHYMGFARSLDETPMLLQPGVLSIAWGTAIRQLAAGLGIEVDEITESYQREPAPEDFDIAVGHVAKGTLAALQFEIRGMVAGHPAIVIEHITRLRPDLRPDWQQPAAGGGSYRVEITGEPSYAVDIVPSSRYGDHNQAAICGAAGRIVNAIPAVVAAPPGIRTTLDLPFVTGRGLFAREHVAAS from the coding sequence ATGGCGATCCGGGTCGCCCACGTCGGCACTGGCAACGTCGGTCGGTTGGCGCTGATCGAGTTGATCAGCAATCCGCAGTTCGAGCTGACCGGAGTGTGTGTCTCGTCGCAGGAGAAGGTCGGAAAGGACGCCGCCGCGCTAGCCGGATTGGAGACCCACACCGGCATCGTGGCGGTCAACGACCTCGAGGCTGCGATCGCCACCCAGCCGGACTGCGTGGTGTACTGCGCGATGGGTGACACTCGTCTGCCCGACGCGATGAAGGACGTCATGCGCATCCTCGCCGCCGGCGTCAACGTTGTCGGGTCGTCGCCGGGGTTGCTGCAGTATCCGTGGGGTGTGTTGCCGGACAAGTACATCGCACGTGTGGAAGATGCTGCGCGGCAAGGAAATGCGAGCATCTTCATCAGCGGGGTCGATCCCGGGTTTGCTAACGATTTGATCCCGTTTGCACTTGCCGGCACCTGTCAGCGCATCGAGCAGGTGCGCTGCATGGAGATCCACGACTACGCGTCCTACGACGGTGCGGAGGTCATGCACTACATGGGCTTCGCCCGGTCGCTGGACGAGACCCCGATGCTGCTGCAGCCGGGCGTCCTGAGCATCGCCTGGGGTACGGCCATCCGGCAGCTCGCGGCCGGTCTCGGCATCGAGGTCGACGAGATCACCGAGTCCTACCAGCGCGAGCCGGCGCCAGAGGACTTCGACATTGCGGTGGGTCACGTGGCCAAGGGCACGCTGGCCGCGCTGCAATTCGAGATCCGCGGCATGGTCGCAGGGCATCCGGCGATTGTCATCGAGCACATCACCCGCCTGCGGCCCGATCTGCGACCAGACTGGCAGCAACCCGCCGCGGGCGGCGGTTCGTATCGCGTCGAGATCACCGGCGAGCCGTCCTACGCCGTGGACATCGTCCCGAGCAGCCGCTACGGCGACCACAATCAAGCCGCGATCTGCGGCGCCGCCGGGCGGATCGTCAACGCCATCCCGGCGGTGGTCGCGGCCCCACCGGGAATCAGGACGACCCTAGACCTGCCGTTCGTGACCGGACGCGGGTTGTTTGCGCGCGAGCACGTGGCGGCGAGCTAG
- a CDS encoding DUF1214 domain-containing protein, which produces MTDATTHESSAAWHELLETLGGLDRGFLEGDRAVTDDRHVADGYRMIATTLGVAFDTYLFGEPGRPMFVEVTTPFRRDRRWGGDNTDAYYCICPVDPARRYRISGNRGDSVYFSLTAYNEPSPGAWSDRIVAIVRDDDLEIDAAGNFSFELGPTPGAAVLMTRDYQADPLTGRPIAWQIEALEPPDAIRHGDAETAARLRATAAWMRTMFAIVPLTVGARVDEAHALGHEIAHAANQFADPYQVPDANFGWSARDACYSYGSFVLDEDEALVITHRPPRCRFWNLVVWNQFMATHGAADARCSINGHSAVANSDGSVTIVVSRSGTSHPNSLTTVDYPRGNLAFRWFLADEVPQRPEVRLITLSEAPTSVDVSA; this is translated from the coding sequence ATGACTGATGCAACGACGCACGAGTCCAGTGCCGCATGGCACGAACTACTGGAGACACTCGGCGGCCTCGATCGCGGGTTCCTCGAGGGCGACCGCGCCGTCACCGATGACCGGCACGTCGCGGACGGCTACCGGATGATCGCGACGACGCTGGGCGTGGCTTTTGACACCTACCTGTTCGGCGAACCGGGCCGTCCAATGTTCGTCGAGGTCACCACTCCCTTTCGGCGCGACCGGCGTTGGGGCGGTGACAACACCGACGCCTACTACTGCATTTGTCCGGTCGACCCCGCCCGCCGCTACCGGATCAGCGGCAACCGGGGTGACAGCGTCTACTTTTCGCTGACGGCCTACAACGAACCGTCGCCGGGCGCCTGGTCAGATCGCATCGTGGCGATCGTTCGCGACGACGACCTCGAGATCGATGCGGCCGGCAACTTTTCGTTCGAGCTGGGGCCGACGCCGGGCGCGGCGGTGCTGATGACTCGCGACTACCAGGCCGATCCCCTGACCGGACGGCCGATCGCCTGGCAGATCGAGGCGCTCGAGCCGCCCGACGCGATCCGCCACGGCGACGCCGAAACGGCCGCGCGCCTCCGGGCGACGGCCGCCTGGATGCGCACGATGTTTGCCATCGTCCCCTTGACGGTTGGCGCGCGCGTTGATGAGGCGCACGCGCTCGGCCACGAGATCGCCCACGCAGCAAACCAATTCGCTGACCCATACCAGGTGCCCGATGCAAATTTCGGCTGGTCGGCCCGCGACGCCTGCTATTCGTACGGCAGCTTCGTGCTCGATGAGGACGAGGCGCTCGTCATCACCCACCGACCGCCACGATGCAGATTCTGGAACTTGGTGGTGTGGAACCAGTTCATGGCGACCCACGGTGCCGCCGATGCGCGCTGCTCAATCAACGGCCACAGCGCCGTGGCCAACTCCGACGGCTCGGTGACGATCGTCGTCTCCCGGAGCGGCACGTCACACCCGAATTCGTTGACGACAGTGGACTATCCCCGCGGCAACCTGGCTTTTCGGTGGTTCCTCGCCGACGAAGTGCCGCAGCGGCCGGAGGTGCGGCTAATCACACTATCCGAGGCGCCGACCAGCGTCGACGTGTCGGCCTGA
- a CDS encoding cutinase family protein encodes MGIFGLMNAHHVSRLFGAVVATTWGLGVSVVSADALPSASAASCPDTQVVFARGTGEDPGVGPTGQAFVDALRGRLGGKSMDVYPVNYPASDQWSTGLDGIRDAGSHVVNEAAACPNTKIVLGGFSQGAAVAGFVTSPAVPDSVPQDVDPATIPKPLDPAIANHVAAVVLFGTPNVRAMNFLGQPQLVIGPLYQSKTIQVCAVEDPVCSDGMNFSAHNSYVEDGNVIAQGADFAAARLQGGTAPAPTGHQGFGN; translated from the coding sequence ATGGGAATCTTTGGCCTCATGAATGCGCATCATGTCTCTCGTCTATTCGGTGCGGTGGTGGCGACGACGTGGGGACTCGGGGTCTCCGTTGTCTCCGCCGACGCCCTGCCTTCGGCGTCGGCCGCGTCGTGCCCCGACACCCAGGTGGTGTTCGCTCGCGGTACCGGTGAGGATCCGGGCGTCGGTCCGACGGGTCAGGCGTTCGTGGACGCCCTCCGCGGGCGCCTGGGCGGAAAATCGATGGACGTCTATCCGGTGAATTACCCCGCCAGCGACCAATGGTCGACCGGTCTGGACGGCATCAGGGATGCCGGTTCGCACGTGGTGAATGAGGCCGCTGCCTGCCCCAACACCAAGATTGTGCTCGGCGGGTTCTCGCAGGGCGCCGCCGTCGCGGGCTTCGTCACCTCGCCGGCCGTTCCGGACTCGGTACCGCAGGACGTCGACCCGGCGACCATCCCCAAGCCGCTAGACCCCGCAATTGCCAACCACGTCGCGGCGGTGGTGCTGTTCGGGACACCCAATGTCCGGGCGATGAACTTCCTCGGTCAGCCGCAACTGGTCATCGGCCCGCTGTATCAGTCCAAGACCATTCAGGTGTGCGCCGTCGAAGACCCGGTCTGCTCGGACGGAATGAATTTCTCCGCCCACAACAGCTATGTGGAAGACGGGAACGTCATCGCCCAGGGTGCGGACTTCGCGGCCGCCCGACTCCAAGGCGGTACCGCACCGGCCCCCACCGGGCACCAAGGTTTCGGGAACTGA
- a CDS encoding amidohydrolase family protein encodes MKSIDELAANLSFTTAKTGESRSVTFLPDPPRARRRYTLISVDDHIVEPPDTFTGRLPRKFAERAPKVVDTADGGQTWVYDGRELPNVGFNAVVGRPVSEYGFEPVRFDEMRRGAWDIDARVKDMDLNGIYASLNFPSFLPGFAGQRLQQVTTDPELALASVRAWNDWHHDVWAGAHPGRIIPCQLSWLLDPELGAAMIRENAERGFHAVTFSENPAMLGLPSIHSGHWDPMMAACAETGTVVNLHIGSSGSSPSTTEDAPPDVQGVLFFAYAISAAVDWLYSGLPSRFPDLQICLSEGGIGWVAGLLDRLDHMLSYHAMYGTWAELGESLTPAEVFSRNFWFCAVEDKSSFMQHDRIGADNIMLEADYPHCDSTWPHTQETVHQQIGDLPPDLIRKFTWENASRLYRHPVPVEIQRDPEAF; translated from the coding sequence ATGAAATCAATCGACGAGTTGGCCGCGAACCTGAGCTTCACCACCGCCAAGACCGGTGAAAGCCGTTCGGTCACCTTCCTTCCCGACCCGCCCAGGGCGCGACGCCGCTACACACTCATCTCCGTGGACGACCACATCGTCGAACCACCGGACACGTTCACCGGACGTCTGCCGCGCAAGTTCGCCGAACGCGCCCCGAAAGTCGTCGACACCGCCGACGGCGGACAGACGTGGGTCTACGACGGCCGCGAGTTGCCCAATGTCGGTTTCAACGCGGTGGTCGGCCGGCCGGTGTCGGAGTACGGCTTCGAACCGGTCCGATTCGACGAAATGCGCCGGGGCGCCTGGGATATCGACGCGCGCGTCAAGGACATGGACCTGAATGGCATCTATGCGTCGCTGAACTTTCCGTCCTTCCTGCCAGGTTTCGCCGGCCAGCGACTGCAGCAGGTGACCACCGACCCCGAGCTCGCCCTGGCGTCGGTGCGGGCGTGGAATGACTGGCACCACGACGTCTGGGCCGGCGCACACCCCGGCCGGATCATTCCGTGCCAGTTATCGTGGCTGCTCGATCCCGAGCTCGGTGCGGCGATGATTCGCGAAAACGCCGAACGGGGTTTCCACGCCGTCACATTCAGCGAGAATCCCGCGATGCTCGGGTTGCCGAGTATCCACTCCGGCCACTGGGACCCGATGATGGCCGCGTGCGCCGAGACCGGCACCGTCGTCAATCTGCACATCGGCTCGTCCGGATCGTCGCCGTCGACCACCGAGGATGCGCCGCCGGACGTGCAGGGCGTCTTGTTCTTCGCCTATGCCATATCCGCCGCGGTCGACTGGCTGTACTCCGGGTTGCCCAGCAGATTCCCGGATTTGCAGATCTGCCTGTCCGAGGGTGGAATCGGTTGGGTTGCCGGGCTTTTGGACCGCCTCGACCACATGCTCAGCTACCACGCGATGTATGGCACCTGGGCGGAGCTGGGGGAGAGCTTGACCCCCGCGGAGGTGTTCAGCCGCAACTTCTGGTTCTGTGCCGTGGAAGACAAGTCCTCGTTCATGCAGCACGACCGCATCGGCGCGGACAACATCATGTTGGAAGCCGACTACCCGCACTGCGACTCGACGTGGCCGCACACCCAGGAAACCGTCCACCAGCAGATCGGCGACCTGCCACCGGATCTGATCCGGAAATTCACCTGGGAGAACGCATCTCGGCTGTACCGTCATCCGGTTCCGGTCGAGATCCAGCGCGATCCCGAGGCGTTCTGA